The segment TTTGACCTGGTCTTGATACAATTCTACACTTTCCGTCTTCTGTTTCAACAATTGCACCTTTTGTAATGATTCCACGTCTTTGATAATCATTGTTTGTTTGATTTTCTAAAACTTTGATAATCTTTGATCTTTTTACTTTGGAATCGGCCATAACTAAATTTACAAAGCTTGCAATCTTTAATCCAGTTTTTCTATTATTTCCTCTTGTCTTTCTTGTAATGGTTTGCTGTTCTTCTCCCATTTCTGCTTCATTTGGGTATCTGTCAGTTTCAAATTTCTGTCTAGTCTTTAATGGATGTCTAAGACCACCAGTAATCTTACTTGTTTTTAGATTCTCTACAGATTTCTTCATGGAATGTTTTTGAATTACTCTAATTTATACAAAACGCAAGATTTGTGAATTTTTACGTGTATTAATTATAATTCACTGTACTAGGGGCTGTATTTCTAGTACGTACCTTTTTGAATAATTTTTGTCTCAATGTATCATCATCTCCTTGAATACCAAAATATTTTCTAAACTTCTCTGTTGTAGTATAAATTTTGTATCTTCCAACCGTCTGATGTTCTATAAAATCAAGTTGGGTTAAATCTTTCAAATGTGAATAAACTCCTGTACCTCTAACTTCTACTAGCTGTTTACTAGAAATTGGTTGTTCATATGCAATGTAAGATAATGTTTTTTGTGTTGCTTTTGCTAACATCGGTCTAGATGCATACTTCCTTCCAATTGTTGAACTATACTCTGGTTTTAGTTGAAAAACATATGAGCCATCTGGCAAATTTGTAATCTCGATTGCTTTGAAAGATGATTTTGTCTTCTGGATAAGTTTTGTTAGTAAATTTAATGTTGTTTTTCTTGATTCTGTTCCTGATGCTCTGATAAGATCCTCTACGCTTAGAGGTCTTCCTGCTGAATATAGTGCAGATTCTATTCGTGCAGTTGCCTCATTTTCATTATCAACCTTAACCATGAATATCTCCACTTTGAAATTGACTTAAAATCATCCTTTTCATATCGTTGATCAAATTGTAAATTATTATTTGATTAGGGTGACCCTAATTTCCTCTTCTCCTTCTTCTTGCAGAATATCTATTTTTTCATCTCTTGCCAAGAATAATATCGCAAAAAAACATCTAATAGAATCTGTTGTATCCAACTCTTCTACAATCTTTTCAAGTAGAAGTGAGCCATTTGCCTGGAGCTTTCTTAACACTAAGTCTTGATACTCTCCTATAATATTCTCAAGATTATTGAAAATTTTCTTAAAATCTGGTGGTTCTATTGGTTCAAATCTTAATTTGTTACCCTTTCTTTCTCTAGGATTTGCTATTGTTCCAATTAGATTTTCAAGTAAATCCAGTAATTCATCTAAACTAACAGGATAAGTTGATTCATGTCTATACGGAAATTCCAAAATATCTATGTCTACGTCAGTTCTCTGTCGAAGAGGCTTTTTTTCCATTGCTGCTTTTTGTAATGCAAAAATACTCTCTACTTTTAATTTGTAAATTAATGAAGATGATAATGCCGCCATTCCTGCTACTCTGAGATCTTTTTTATCAGTCTTTTCAAGAATTTTTAATAACATTGATAAAATCTGAATAAGATCTATATCCCAAACATCCCTTTTTTGAATTCCTTCAGGATTAAATAATACATTTATTGGAACTTTGGAAATAAGTGATTTTGTTTCTTCCTGACTCACAAGTTCCCCACATTCTAATTGAATAATATCTATCGGCTCTATTTTCTTTTCATAATCAGTCAACTCTTATATTATAAAATAAAAAATGCCTTTTGTGAAAGCGGCACGAATAATCGAACCTGATAAACCACTTGAACTAAATCAAGTTGAAATTTCTGACCCTTCAGGAACTGAAGTATTAATCAAAGTTATCTCAACAGGCGTTTGTCACAGTGATCTTCATCTTTGGGAAGGTGGATATGACACAGGTGATGGATTCATGAAAGTTACAGATAGAGGCGTAAAATTCCCTGTCACTCCTGGTCATGAAGTTGTTGGTACTATTGAAAAAATCGGTGACTCTGTACAAGATGTAAAAATTGGCGATAATGTCTTAGTTTACCCTTGGATTGGACCAAAAAACTGTGAATGTACTTCTTGTAAAAAAGGAGATACAAATTTGTGTGAAACTCCACAATCATTAGGTGTCTTTCAAGATGGAGGATATGCTGAAAAAATTATTATTCCTGATTACAAATTTTTAGCAAATATTGGTGATGTAAATCCTGATTCAGCATCTTCACTAGCATGCTCTGGATTAACTGCTTACACTGCAATCAAAAAAGCATTAGTAAATAATCCTGAATCAATTTTAATTGTTGGTGCAGGTGGTTTAGGTTTAATGGGTGTTCAGTTAGCAAGCCATATGGCAAAATGTAAAATCATTTGTGCAGATATTGATGATGAGAAATTAAAAACTGCAAAAGAATTGGGTGCAACTGATGTAATTAACACAAAAGAAAGTGATGCATCACAAAAAATAATGTCTATTTGTAATGAAAAAGGTGTTGATAGTATAGTTGACTTTGTAAATGCACCTCCAACTGTAAAACTTGATCTGTCTGTAATTAGAAAACGTGGAAATATCATCTTAGTTGGCCTGTTTGGTGGTTCTGTAGACTTGCCTTTAGTATCTGTACCATTAAAGGCAATCACAATTCAAGGTGCATATACTGGAAACTACAAAGATATGGTTGAATTAATTGAACTTGCAAAACAAGGTGTTATCAATCCAATTGTATCAAAACATTATACTTTAGATGAAGCAACTGGTGCTTTAGATGATCTAAAGAATAGAAAAATTTTGGGACGCGCAGTAATTAATCCTTAATTAAAAAATGGTCCCCACTGAAGGATTTGAGCCTTCGACAACCCGATTTCTGTATGCCTAGTAGACTACTGTTATTCAGCCCTAAGCCGACAACTACAGTCGGAAGCTCTACCAGGCTGAGCTAAGTGGGGACATCTTTTTTGATATTTTTTTTATTTATTAATTATTAGTTTTGTACATTTTTGAACAAATTTAATTACTTTAGCCGATTTTGAGATTCATGACCGATAATCCAAAAACTACCGGCGGATATGTCTGTGCTCCATACCTCCATGACCATGACTCAATTGAATTAAAGGATAGTTGGGTTACATCTAAAAACATAGAATCTCTGTATTTTGTCACCGCCACCTTTTCTGAAGACAGTAAGCCTTACTTTTTGACTTCGTCAAATCATTACATATTAGCAAAATTCAAAGATTCTGAAAAAATTTCCAAAGAAATTCTCGCTCAAGAGACCGATAAACCTTCATTCTTATTCAAAGTGGATGATAATATCTTTGAAAGACCGTTAACTGAAAAAACAAACTTTGTATCAATTTACTATTTGGAATATGGGGATTCAAAATACGATTTGAGAGATGTATCTGCTCATGTTGCTAGAAGAGAGAAAGTATATCGTGCTGGATTTGGAAACATGAAGTTATTATCGAAGGAATCGCCGAAATTTGAATTTCCATACAGCGATCATATTGTAATGTTAGAGATTTCAAGTGACAAGAGTCATCAAAGTGACAACAAATATTGCGAACAAACTAGACGTGATATTTGCAGAAAAGGAATTGTAATGAATAATCTAGTTAGTCTCTCAATTCTTGAAACAATGAAATAAAAAAAGGTAAATACCCCTCAAAAATTATTTTGTTATGAGCAAACCTTCTGATTTGGGTTCATTAAAAATTGGTTCTTACATTTTACTACCTGTTGGTGATCAACCAACCGGTGAACCTTGTAGAATATCTGAATATGATACAAGCAAACCTGGAAAACATGGTGCTGCAAAGGCACGTATTGTTGGAGTAGGTGTTTTTGATGGTGCAAAACGCCCACATGTAGGTCCTGTAAGTATGCAAGTGCATGTTCCACTAATTGATAAAAGAGTTGGACAAATCATTTCAATGACTGGTTCTGAAATCCAAGTTATGGATGGAGAAACATTTGAGACCGTTGACATTCAAATGGTTGATGAAGAGGTTGATGGAAAATTAGAACAAGGTCAGGATATTGAATATTGGAATGTTATGGGAAGAACTAAAATCATGCGAATTAAAACATCCTAAATTGGATGCTAATGATGATTGGAAAAGCCAACTGATTTCTGATGAAGATTATGAGTTTTGAGGCATCCTATTTTTTATTTTAAAATGAAATTAGCTGCTTTATTTTCTGGTGGAAAAGATAGTACATACGCAATTCATCTTGCAAAAAAATTATCACATTCTGTTGATGTATTATTAACATTATATCCTCATTCTGATGAAAGTCATTTACTTCATCATCCAAACATAAAATTCACTACATTACAATCTGAATCTATGGGAATTCCCCAATTAATAGAAGAAATTCCATCTGTTGAAAATGAAACTGAATTTAAAAAACTTGAAAAATTGATCACTTTAGCAAAAGAAAAGTATTCCATTGAAGGAATTGTTCATGGTGGAATACTCAGTAAATACCAAAAAGATAATTTTTCTTTAATCTGCCAACAAAATGATCTAGAAATTATATCTCCATTATGGAATAAAAATCCTGAATCTTACATGAAAGAATTATTGGAAGAAAATTTTGAATATATTATTTCTAGTGTGAGCTGTGATGGTTTGGATGATTCATGGCTTGGACAAAAAATTGATGAAAATAGATTAAAAACTCTTGAAAATCTACAAAACAAATTCGGGTTTAATCTAAATTTTGAAGGTGGTGAAGCTGAAACATTTGTAACAAATTGTCCATTATTTAAAAAACCGTTATTTATTCAAGATTCAAGAACTGAATGGGATGGTTATAGGGGAAGATTTGAAATATTGGAGGCGAAATTAAAAGATAATGCTTGATAATTTGAAAGACGGTTTAAGAACCGCCATTAAAAAAATCGTAAGCTCTTCTGGGATTGATGAAGAATTAATTAAAGAATTAGCAAAAGATGTACAACGGTCACTTTTACAATCTGATGTAAATGTAAAATTAGTTCTTGAGATCACAAAAAACCTACAAGAACGATGTATTAATGAAACTCCTCCTCCTGGGCTGTCACGAAAAGATCACATTGTAAAAATTCTTTATGATGAATTATCAAAATTATTAGGAAATGATACTGAGTTTCATTTCAAATCCGGAAAAATTAACAAAGTTTTGATGCTTGGTATTCAAGGAAGTGGTAAAACTACTGTATCATCTAAACTAGCAAAATTTCTTACAAAACAAGGATATCGTGTTGGTGCTATTGGTGCAGATACCTACAGACCTGGTGCCTTAGTTCAATTAAGAACAAATTGTGAAAAATCTAATGTTGAAGTTTATGGCGAAGAAAACAACAAAGATTCTGCTGAAATTGTGAAAAATGGTTTAAAACATTTTGAAAATTCGAATATTGATGTAGTATTGATTGATACTGCAGGTCGTCATAAAGAAGAAAAAGATCTTCTTGATGAAATGACTGAAATTTCCAAAGTATCTAATCCTGATTTAGCATTACTAGTAATTGACGGTACAATTGGCCAACAATGTTTCTCGCAAGCTGAAGCATTTAACAAAATTGTTCCTGTTGGAGGCATAGTCATTACAAAACTTGATAGTTCTGCAAAAGGTGGTGGTGCTCTAGCAGCATCTGCTGCAACAGGTGCACAAGTAATGTATGTTGGAACCGGTGAAAGAATTGATGATTTAGAACAGTTTTCACCTACTAGATTTGTTGGCAGACTTTTGGGAATGGGTGATGTTCAAGCTGTGCTTGACCTTGCAAAAAGACTTGGTGATGAAGCAGATGAAGTTCGTATGAAAAGAATATCAAGTGGTAAAATGAACATGGAAGATTTCTTTTATCAACTTGAGGAAGTTACCAAAGTCGGTTCACTTCAAAGTTTAATGGAAACAATGCCTGGATTATCAGGAATGGTAAAAGAAGATCAACTTGAAGTTATGGAACAAAGAATGGACAAATGGAGATACATTATTCAGAGTATGAATACAAAAGAAAAAGCTGATCCTGATCTACTTAATTCATCTAGAATCAAAAGAATTGCACGTGGTTCTGGTTGGCCTGAGCATGAAGTTAAGGAATTAATAAAAAATTATAAAAATTCTAAATCAATGATGAAAGCATCTAAAGGAAGACAAATGCAAGGTATGCTTCGTAAACTTGGAATGGGTTAACTAGAAAAACTTCTAATGTATACACATTGTTCATAAGGAATTATCATTTCATCTGAAACAATTTTTCTATTTGTCAATTCACATCCTGAATCTCTAACAATTGCTATTGGGTGTAAATCATCCCCTTCTCCCATCTTATGATTTGCAATAGATGCTAAATTATCCGCAGTTGCTTGAAATGTAACTTTTAGTGGGTTTCCATCCAAATCTTTTTCTCCACGTAAATCTTTTGTTGGTTCTATTCCCGCACATGCTATTGCAACTCCTGTTGTACCAATTCTTGCAGGCATTAACCTACTATCCACTATGATTATTCCAACATGTAATTTTAACTCAAGAAAAATTCTTCTTTTTAATTCTTCAGCAAATTTATCTGGTTCATTAGGATACAAGATAATTTTTGTTCCTTTAGAATTTGATTTATCAATTCCAGCGTTAGGTGCCAATATTCCATTTGTAGTTGCCATGGCAAATCCTGCTACTCCTCCTAAGATTTTATCTGATTCTCTATAAACAATTTCCATAAATTTTTCGTTAGTATTGAATTTTTTTGCAATTTTTTTTGCTTCTTCACAAACCCTTGATTTTTCTATCTCTAAAATTCGTCCCTGTGAATTCGAGATAAATTTACTTGAGATTACTAAGATATCCCCTTCTTTGATTACAACTTTGCTGCTCTTGATTATATTCTTCAGTTCATCAAAAAAGCAAAATTTTTCTGTCTTTTTTCTTGATGTTAATGGAATTACTGTCAAATTCATAGATATTTTACATCTTATTCTCTAATTATTGTTCTGAAAAGCTTTTAATCTCAATCGATGGCATTGTCGTTTATGAACATAACTGAAAAAATACTAGCTCGTGCTTCTGAGAAAAATACCGTTTCTCCGGATGATATTGTATTTGCTAAGGTCGATAAGGTTATGGTACATGATGTTTCTGGACCTGGAGTTTTGAAAGTTTTTGATAAATTACAAAAACAAGGAATTGATACATCAAAATTACATGATCCATCAAAAGTTTGGATTGCTGAAGATCATTTTGTTCCATCTGCAGAAAAAATTTCTGCAGAAAATATTGTAAAATTATCAAATTTCTCAAAAAAATATGATATCAAAAAACATTTCAAGTATGGAATGGGACAATATGGAATATGTCATACATTATCTCATGAAGAGGCGTTAGTCAATCCTGGAGATGTCTATGTTGGCGGTGACTCTCATACTAACACTACTGGTGCATTGGGTGCATTTGCTTGTGGATTAGGCCATACTGATGTTGCATATGTATTATTGA is part of the Candidatus Nitrosopelagicus brevis genome and harbors:
- a CDS encoding 30S ribosomal protein S8e — protein: MKKSVENLKTSKITGGLRHPLKTRQKFETDRYPNEAEMGEEQQTITRKTRGNNRKTGLKIASFVNLVMADSKVKRSKIIKVLENQTNNDYQRRGIITKGAIVETEDGKCRIVSRPGQSGTVSGILVK
- the scpB gene encoding SMC-Scp complex subunit ScpB, which encodes MVKVDNENEATARIESALYSAGRPLSVEDLIRASGTESRKTTLNLLTKLIQKTKSSFKAIEITNLPDGSYVFQLKPEYSSTIGRKYASRPMLAKATQKTLSYIAYEQPISSKQLVEVRGTGVYSHLKDLTQLDFIEHQTVGRYKIYTTTEKFRKYFGIQGDDDTLRQKLFKKVRTRNTAPSTVNYN
- a CDS encoding chromosome segregation protein ScpA, which encodes MSQEETKSLISKVPINVLFNPEGIQKRDVWDIDLIQILSMLLKILEKTDKKDLRVAGMAALSSSLIYKLKVESIFALQKAAMEKKPLRQRTDVDIDILEFPYRHESTYPVSLDELLDLLENLIGTIANPRERKGNKLRFEPIEPPDFKKIFNNLENIIGEYQDLVLRKLQANGSLLLEKIVEELDTTDSIRCFFAILFLARDEKIDILQEEGEEEIRVTLIK
- a CDS encoding alcohol dehydrogenase; the encoded protein is MKAARIIEPDKPLELNQVEISDPSGTEVLIKVISTGVCHSDLHLWEGGYDTGDGFMKVTDRGVKFPVTPGHEVVGTIEKIGDSVQDVKIGDNVLVYPWIGPKNCECTSCKKGDTNLCETPQSLGVFQDGGYAEKIIIPDYKFLANIGDVNPDSASSLACSGLTAYTAIKKALVNNPESILIVGAGGLGLMGVQLASHMAKCKIICADIDDEKLKTAKELGATDVINTKESDASQKIMSICNEKGVDSIVDFVNAPPTVKLDLSVIRKRGNIILVGLFGGSVDLPLVSVPLKAITIQGAYTGNYKDMVELIELAKQGVINPIVSKHYTLDEATGALDDLKNRKILGRAVINP
- a CDS encoding translation initiation factor IF-5A — its product is MSKPSDLGSLKIGSYILLPVGDQPTGEPCRISEYDTSKPGKHGAAKARIVGVGVFDGAKRPHVGPVSMQVHVPLIDKRVGQIISMTGSEIQVMDGETFETVDIQMVDEEVDGKLEQGQDIEYWNVMGRTKIMRIKTS
- a CDS encoding diphthine--ammonia ligase — encoded protein: MKLAALFSGGKDSTYAIHLAKKLSHSVDVLLTLYPHSDESHLLHHPNIKFTTLQSESMGIPQLIEEIPSVENETEFKKLEKLITLAKEKYSIEGIVHGGILSKYQKDNFSLICQQNDLEIISPLWNKNPESYMKELLEENFEYIISSVSCDGLDDSWLGQKIDENRLKTLENLQNKFGFNLNFEGGEAETFVTNCPLFKKPLFIQDSRTEWDGYRGRFEILEAKLKDNA
- a CDS encoding signal recognition particle receptor subunit alpha; translation: MLDNLKDGLRTAIKKIVSSSGIDEELIKELAKDVQRSLLQSDVNVKLVLEITKNLQERCINETPPPGLSRKDHIVKILYDELSKLLGNDTEFHFKSGKINKVLMLGIQGSGKTTVSSKLAKFLTKQGYRVGAIGADTYRPGALVQLRTNCEKSNVEVYGEENNKDSAEIVKNGLKHFENSNIDVVLIDTAGRHKEEKDLLDEMTEISKVSNPDLALLVIDGTIGQQCFSQAEAFNKIVPVGGIVITKLDSSAKGGGALAASAATGAQVMYVGTGERIDDLEQFSPTRFVGRLLGMGDVQAVLDLAKRLGDEADEVRMKRISSGKMNMEDFFYQLEEVTKVGSLQSLMETMPGLSGMVKEDQLEVMEQRMDKWRYIIQSMNTKEKADPDLLNSSRIKRIARGSGWPEHEVKELIKNYKNSKSMMKASKGRQMQGMLRKLGMG
- a CDS encoding coenzyme F420-0:L-glutamate ligase, with product MNLTVIPLTSRKKTEKFCFFDELKNIIKSSKVVIKEGDILVISSKFISNSQGRILEIEKSRVCEEAKKIAKKFNTNEKFMEIVYRESDKILGGVAGFAMATTNGILAPNAGIDKSNSKGTKIILYPNEPDKFAEELKRRIFLELKLHVGIIIVDSRLMPARIGTTGVAIACAGIEPTKDLRGEKDLDGNPLKVTFQATADNLASIANHKMGEGDDLHPIAIVRDSGCELTNRKIVSDEMIIPYEQCVYIRSFSS